In Hermetia illucens chromosome 1, iHerIll2.2.curated.20191125, whole genome shotgun sequence, one genomic interval encodes:
- the LOC119649163 gene encoding probable 28S ribosomal protein S10, mitochondrial: MFRGLLRIPRRSIAGTGRARFHTNNGPKRGIYEPDYLELLEPKYPQYEALNFQIKGYDYPVLESYQKFLHGVAEYMDLDVSDCYALPPQHLQVQKFKPASSTVDAEYKLTMYERNIQITDLDAPTYPTFLRIAQAALPEGVTLNVMEASEEQEELRYVPDRELLELKSQLEVMQGAKEAKKK, translated from the exons ATGTTTCGAGGG TTGCTTCGTATCCCACGTCGTTCAATTGCCGGCACCGGGCGCGCAAGGTTTCACACAAACAATGGACCGAAGAGAGGCATTTATGAACCAGACTACTTGGAA CTTTTGGAACCCAAATACCCACAATATGAAGCACTCAATTTCCAAATCAAGGGGTATGACTACCCAGTTCTCGAGAGTTACCAGAAGTTCCTTCACGGCGTCGCGGAATATATGGATTTGGATGTCTCGGATTG TTATGCTTTACCGCCTCAACATCTCCAAGTGCAAAAATTTAAACCCGCCTCATCCACTGTTGATGCAGAATACAAACTTACAATGTATGAGAGAAACATTCAG ATAACCGATCTCGACGCCCCAACATACCCAACATTTTTACGAATCGCCCAAGCTGCCCTGCCGGAAGGCGTAACATTGAACGTGATGGAAGCTAGTGAAGAACAAGAGGAGTTGCGCTACGTTCCAGACCGGGAGTTACTGGAATTAAAAAGTCAGTTGGAGGTCATGCAAGGCGCGAAGGAGGCAAAGAAAAAATAG